The Streptomyces capitiformicae genome contains the following window.
GTCCGGGGTGAGGAGGGTCTGGGCGAGCAGGTCGGGGTCGTCGATGCCGTCGGCGGCCGCCAGCCGCGCCGCCCGGCTGAAGTCGCCCCGGCCGGTGCGGATCGCGAGCAGCCGGTAGTGCGGCAGGAAGGGCGCCAGCGGGAACGGGTGGTTCTGGTCCTGTCGTCGCGAGTGGACGGTCTCCACCGTGCCGTCCGGCCTGATGAGGTCCAGAGTCGTGGCGAGATTGCGTTCGACGGCGTCCAGCAGGTCGGCGCGGCCGAGGACGTCGGCCAGCAGCAGCAGTGAAGGGTTGGACACGTGGGCCGCGTAGTTGGCGCTCCGTTCCGAGTACAGGCCCTCCGCGTCGAGGTCGACGCCCTCGGTGAGCCATTCCGCTACACGGTCGAGCAGCCGGTCGTCCGGGAACGACCGGTGCAGCCGGGCCAGCGCCGCGCACAGCTCCCAGCGGTGGTTCGGGGTGTGCACCCCACCGGTCAGGAGACTGACGGAGGCGGCGTCGGCGATCTCGGCGAGCGCGGCCGTGACGTCGCTCAGTTCCGGCCCCGCGCCGGCGGCGAGGAGGTGTGCGTCGCACACGTCGTTGACGGTGAACGCGGAGTCCGGCGGTGACTGCACGTTGTCGCCGCCGGCGAAGAGGCCGGTGGTGGTCTGCGCGGCCCGTAGAGCGCCGAGATGGGTCATCGCGGCAGCGACGGCCTGCCCGCTGCCGCGCAGTGCCGAGTCCGGAGAACGGTACGCCGCGACCAGGGTCTTCACCCGGCGCGCCAGACCACGGTGCGGCACACCGGCGGGTTCCTCGTCGGGGCGGGCCGCGAGCGGGGCGGCCGACCGGTCGGCGGCGCGGGCCACCGACCGGACGAACGCGTGGTCGAGCGGGGTGGGCAAGGTCAGTCCTTCAGTCCGGCATTGATGTCGGCGTTCATGACGTAACGCTGGAACACCAGGAAGACGACGATCAGCGGGATCATGGAGATGACCGATGCGCCGAGCAGGACCGACCAGTTGATGTTCTGCGCGCCGACGATGCTCTGGATGCCGATCTGCACGGTGAACTTGTTGGGGTCGTTGAGCATCAGCAGCGGCCAGATGTAGTCGTTCCACCGCCACTGGAAGGACAGGATGGCGAGGGTGAGCATGATGGGCCGGGAGAGCGGCACCATGATCCGCAGGAAGATCGACAGCTCACGCGCGCCGTCGATGCGTGCGGCTTCCAAGAGTTCGTCGGGAACGGTCAGGAAGAACTGGCGGAACATGAAGCATCCGGTCGCGGTGAGCACGGCCGGGAGGATGATGCCGCCGAACGAGTTGTAGAGGCCGAGGTCGCGGACCACCAGGAACGACGGGGCGAGCATGACCTCGCCCGGCAACATCGTGGTGGCCAGGATGCAGAGGAAGAAGGCCTTGAGCCACTTGTTGTCGTACTTGGCCAGCGCGTACCCCGTGCAGCAACTGACTCCCACCGTGAGGATCGTGGTGATCACGCACACGATGGTCGTGTTGATGAAGTACTGGGAGAAGTTGGCACTGCGCCACGCCGTCAGGTAGCCCGACAGGGTGATGTCGTGCGGAACCAGCGTCAGCGGATAGGAGAACAGGTCGCTGGCCGGCTTGAGGGAGCTGAGGATGAACCACAGCACCGGCAACCCGTACAGGCACGCCAGAATCCACAGCAGTGTCGTCGCGGGCACCGCCTGCCGGAGCCCACCACTACCCGCCCTGCGGGGCTGCTTCTTGGAGACGGCCCGTCCGGGACCGGCGTCGACCGGGCGTGGCATGTCTGTGGTTGTCATCGGTTCTCCACCCGCCGGTTGACGATCAGCTGGATGATCGCGACGGCCATCAGGATGAGCATGAGCACGAACGAGGCGGCGCTCGCGTATCCGATCTGGCCCCGTTTGAAGCCGGTCTCATAGATGTACTGGACCAGCAGGTTGTTCGACGTGCCGGGTCCGCCGTTGTTGAGGGCGACGAACACCGGGTATTCCTTCATCGCGTTGATCGTGTTGAGCAGGATGACGATGAACGAGGTGGGCGCGATGCTCGGCAGCGTGATGCTGAAGAACTGGCGCCATGGGCCGGCGCCGTCGAGTGAGGCCGCCTCGTAGTAGGACACCGGTACGTTCTTGATCGCCGCGATGAACAGCAGCATCGTGAAACCCGTCCACATCCAGGCCGCCGCCATCACCACCACCAGCAGCGACAGGTCCGCGTTCGACTGCCACGGAACGGCACTTCCGCCGAGCTTCTCAAAGATGTAGTTGACCAGTCCGAAGTTCTCACCGAACAGCCACCGCCACAGGACACCCACGACGATGGGCGACAAAAGCCATGGGATGAAGAAGATGACGCGCGCGACCGACGAGCCCTTGGCGTGCTTGCTCACCACCAGGTTTGCGGCGAGCAGCGAGAGCGCGAAGTTCAGCGGTACGAAGAGCACGGCGTACAGCACCGTCCGGGTCAGCGCGCCGTAGAACGTGGAGTCCCCGAACAGGTTGCTGTAGTTGTCCAGTCCGACGAGCTGGAACGCCCCTACGCCCGTGTAGTTCGTGAAGGAGTAGATGAGCCCGATCACCGCCGGCCAGACGAAGAACAGCGCGAAGAGCACGACATTGGCCGCGATGAGCACGAGCGGCGCAAGGGTGTACTTGCTGCGTCTCCTGGGCGGGCTCGCGGACACGTCCGAGGCGCGTTTTGTCATCTTCCTGACTCCGTGCTGGTGGATTGGATTGCTGTGGGCTCAGGCCATGAGTCCGGCATCACGTGTGCGCCCATGGCCGGGCGGCGGTGTCTGGACCCCGCCGCCCGGCCATGTCGGCCTACGCTCAGCCGCCGACCTGCTGGTTGTAGCTGTCCACGATGTTCTGCAGGGCCTTGTCGGCCGACTGCTGGCCGTTGATCGCCTTGCCGAGCTCCGTCTTGGTCGGGTCCTCGGTGAGGCTCTTGCCGTTCAGCACCCAGTCCGTCTGCGCGCTGTTGAAGTAGCCGGAGATCGGGTCGTAGAGCGGGATCGACTCGTTGTACAGCTTGAACGCCGCCTGCGCCGCCTCGGACTTGAAGGGGTACTCCGGGTTCAGACCGCTCTCGACAGGCAGGAACCCGGACGCCTCACACAGCTCGCGGTAGTGGTCCGGCTCGTACAGCCAGGAGAGGAACTTGTTCGCAGCGGTGGCCGCGTCGGCGTTGTTGTTGAACCCGACCACCATGCCGCCGGCGTTGACGTCGCTGGCCTGCACCGGCTCGGCGGGAGTCGGGACGCTGGCCCACTCGAACTTCTTGATGCTGTCCGCGAAGGCGGCGACCTGCCACACACCGGACCAGTAGGCGACCACGTCGCCGCTCTGGAACATGGCCGACGGGTCGGCGCCGCTGGTCCACACCGACTTCGGCATGGTCTTGTCGTCATTGAGTCCGACGAAGTAGTTCACGGCCTTCTTGGTCGCCGCGTCCGCCGAGAACTTGCCGGAGTCGTCCGCGTGGACGTACTTCCCGCCCATCTCGTACACCATGGCGCGGAGCCTGGACGGCGACTGGTCGAATGTCAGGGAGTACTTGGCCTTGGTCTTCTCCCGGACCTCGTTCGCAGCCTTGATGAATTCCTTCCAGGTCCAGGTCTTCTCGGGCGAGGTCGGGAAGGAGACGCCGGCCTTCTCGAACAGCGACTTGTTGATGAACATGCCGGACGCGGTGACGTCCGAGGGGATGGACAGCACCTTCCCGGACGAGTCCTTCGCGAGGAAGTTGGCGTTGATGTTGTTGCTCTTCTTGTTGGCGATGGAGCTGAGGTCGATCAGCTTGTTCGACCAGATCGGGTCCAGCGCCGGCACGGCCGCCACGTCGGGCAGGGAGTTCGCCTGGGCGGCGTTGTGCAGCTTCGTCGTGTAGCCGTCGTAGGGGATGTTGACGAGCTTGATGGCGACGCCGGTTTCCTTCTTGTACTGCGCCACCATCTTCTTCCAGCCCGCGTCCTGCCCCGGAACCGTGGAGATCCAGAACGTCAGCGACTTGGAGGTCCCGCCCGACTCGGAGCCCGACCCGCAGGCGGAGAGCACCAGGGCACCTGCCGTGGCCACGGCAGCGAGGGGAACCAGGCGGCGCATACCGCCGCGGCCG
Protein-coding sequences here:
- a CDS encoding carbohydrate ABC transporter permease, which translates into the protein MTKRASDVSASPPRRRSKYTLAPLVLIAANVVLFALFFVWPAVIGLIYSFTNYTGVGAFQLVGLDNYSNLFGDSTFYGALTRTVLYAVLFVPLNFALSLLAANLVVSKHAKGSSVARVIFFIPWLLSPIVVGVLWRWLFGENFGLVNYIFEKLGGSAVPWQSNADLSLLVVVMAAAWMWTGFTMLLFIAAIKNVPVSYYEAASLDGAGPWRQFFSITLPSIAPTSFIVILLNTINAMKEYPVFVALNNGGPGTSNNLLVQYIYETGFKRGQIGYASAASFVLMLILMAVAIIQLIVNRRVENR
- a CDS encoding extracellular solute-binding protein, with translation MTNVGVRRSRRLGRGGMRRLVPLAAVATAGALVLSACGSGSESGGTSKSLTFWISTVPGQDAGWKKMVAQYKKETGVAIKLVNIPYDGYTTKLHNAAQANSLPDVAAVPALDPIWSNKLIDLSSIANKKSNNINANFLAKDSSGKVLSIPSDVTASGMFINKSLFEKAGVSFPTSPEKTWTWKEFIKAANEVREKTKAKYSLTFDQSPSRLRAMVYEMGGKYVHADDSGKFSADAATKKAVNYFVGLNDDKTMPKSVWTSGADPSAMFQSGDVVAYWSGVWQVAAFADSIKKFEWASVPTPAEPVQASDVNAGGMVVGFNNNADAATAANKFLSWLYEPDHYRELCEASGFLPVESGLNPEYPFKSEAAQAAFKLYNESIPLYDPISGYFNSAQTDWVLNGKSLTEDPTKTELGKAINGQQSADKALQNIVDSYNQQVGG
- a CDS encoding carbohydrate ABC transporter permease, translated to MTTTDMPRPVDAGPGRAVSKKQPRRAGSGGLRQAVPATTLLWILACLYGLPVLWFILSSLKPASDLFSYPLTLVPHDITLSGYLTAWRSANFSQYFINTTIVCVITTILTVGVSCCTGYALAKYDNKWLKAFFLCILATTMLPGEVMLAPSFLVVRDLGLYNSFGGIILPAVLTATGCFMFRQFFLTVPDELLEAARIDGARELSIFLRIMVPLSRPIMLTLAILSFQWRWNDYIWPLLMLNDPNKFTVQIGIQSIVGAQNINWSVLLGASVISMIPLIVVFLVFQRYVMNADINAGLKD